The nucleotide sequence AGGTGCTACTTCAGCTATTTGATTAATTTCGAAGATATAAGGACAATTAAGGTTAATTGGTCGATATTCTGGATTAGGGTAATCTAAAGCTAACATTGCTTTTGGTTTCGGCTGAACTTCATTTCCGCAGGAAACCATAAAACAGAATACTATAAATGTGACCAAATAACTTAAATACCTCATACAGGCAAAATCGTCAGTTTAATTTGTTTGATACGTCTATCGTCGACGGCTTCAACTTTAAAATTATAATTACCAAAGTTGATAATTTCGTTTTTATGAGGAAAATCTCCAGAAATTTCAAGTAAAAATCCTGCGAGTGTTTCAGATTCCCCTTTATTGTCTTCAAATAAAGAAGGTTCCTCCAGCTTAATTACTTTATAGAAATCTTTTAACGGCGTACGTCCTTCAAAAACATAATTAAATTCGTCTAATTTCGAATAAATTAGGTCTTCATCATCAAATTCATCACTAATATCTCCAACAATCTCTTCAATTATATCTTCAAGACTAATTAATCCACTTGTACCACCATATTCATCCACTACAATTGCAAGGTGATTTTTCTTTTCCTTAAATTCATTTAAAAGATCGTCTAATTTTTTATTCTCCGGAATAAAATAAGGCTCTCTTAAAAGAGACGTCCATTCGAAATCTTTCGTGTTTAGATAGGGTAATAAGTCTTTACTATATAAAATACCGGTCACATTATCGATATTCTCTTTATAAACCGGAATTCTGGAATATCCATTTTCGATAAGTGCAGGGATAATTTCAGCATATGTATCTTCATCGCTCAACGCAAAAATGTCCATTCTTGGGCGCATCACTTGTTTGGTATCGGTATTCCCAAAAGACACAATTCCTTTTAAAATTTTCTGCTCTTCTTTAGTAGTATCTTCCTCGCTGGTTAATTCTAAAGCCTGCGAAAGATGATCGATACTAATAAAAGGGCGTTGTTTCCCTAATTTCTCATGCAAAAACAAAGTCACAGCCCGCATTGGAGTACTTAAAGGAGAAAACAATGAATCCAAAATATTAACCGGCTGCGCCATAAAGTTTGAAAACTGCACATTATTACGACTCGCATAAACCTTTGGCAAAATTTCACCGAAAAGCAAGATCAAGAAAGTAACAATACCAATTTCAAAAATCAGTTTAAAATTTAAGCCGAAAACAACAAAATCGAGTCCGCCGAATAACTGATCTGAAACAGAATCAAACAATAAAACAATGGCGATATTAATAAAGTTGTTCGCTACCAGTATTGTTGCCAATAGCTTCTTTGGCTTTTCCAGCAGTTTGATTACGATTTCCTGAGATTTCGTTCTCTTGTTCCCATCCTCGGTCATGAAATCGGCCGGAGTTAACGAAAAGAAAGCAACCTCTGCACCAGAGATCATGGCAGAGCATAATAAGAGTAGTAATAAAAACACAAAGCTTATTACCTGGGTATAATCAAACGCGGCCCATAAAATTATACTGGGGGGTTCTGGATCCAAATGCAATAAATTTAGTTAGACTTAAAATGGTAAATCATCTTCTTCCTCATCATTACCATTAAATGGTTGACTGGCAAAATTAGTATTATCTCCCGAATTACCAGAATTACTATTACTGTTTGCCATATTATTTGGCTTTGATGCCTGGTTATTCGAATTATTTTGTGGCGAAGGATTACCACCACCATTGCTCTCGCCTTTAGGTGTTAAGAAAGTGAACTCGGTACATTGCACTTCAGTAGAATAACGCTCCATTCCCTTATCGTCGGTCCACTTACGCGTTTTAATTCTTCCTTCTATATATACCTTATCTCCTTTTTTCAGGTATTTCTCACAAACCTCAGCAGCTTTATTACGTACAACGACATTGTGCCACTCGGTATTGTTCACTCGCTCACCACTTGTTCTATTAGTATAAACTTCGTTGGTTGCTAGCGGAAAACGGCCAATTGAGCCACCGCCCTCAAAATAATGCATCTTTACATCATCCCCGGTATGTCCTATAAGCATTACTTTGTTTAGCGTTCCTGTCATAAAATAGTGTCTTTGATTTATTTAAAACTTCTCTTTCTAATTTAAAGAAAAAATCAATCCGATTACAACGGAATGATGTTAAATTGAAAAACAGCAAAATTACAAGTTTTCTATGTCAATTTCATTAAGAAAATTCTGAATTAACACCGGCACGGGATATTCTTTTACTTTTTCTACGGAAACACCTATTCTCGGAAGATTTTCGGCTTCAACCAACCAAAACCTGGCATGAATATGTTGATGTGATAATTTATGAATAACAGGACGATCATTATAAAGACTAATTGAAGCATTAATATCCAAAACTAATTCCTGAAATTCTTTATTTTCTTCAATTAAGCCAGATTCCTGAATATCTGAAGTTGTTTCAATTAAAGGAAATTCATATAATCCATTCCAAATCCCCTTACCTTTTCTTTGCTGAAGTAAAGTTTTATTTTCTTCCGAAGAAAAAACTAAATAATTAAAATATCGATTCTTAATTTTACCTTTTTTGATTTTGACCGGTAAATCGCCAATCTTATTTTCTTTCAACGCCAAGCAACTCGTGTTAAAAGGACAGGAATCACAAAGCGGATTTTTAGGTTTACACTGCAACGCACCAAACTCCATCAAAGCCTGATTAAACGCTGAAGGATCCTCTTTATCTAAAAGTTCCATCGCTAAAGCTTTAAACTCTTTTACACCTTCTGTACTATTAATAGGAGTAGCAATATCAAAATATCTGGAAAGAACACGATATACATTCCCATCGACCACAGCAACCGGCTCATTATAACTAATAGATGCAATTGCACTTGCAGTATAATCCCCTACTCCTTTTAATTTAAGTAATCCTTTATAATCCTTCGGAAAAATACCATCAAGCTGGTAAGCGACATATTTTGCAGTTTCATGTAGATTTCTGGCTCTAGAATAATATCCTAATCCCTGCCACAGTTTCATTACGTTGTCTTGAGATGCGTCTGCAAGATCAAAAACGCTTGGAAACTCCTCCACAAATTTTAAATAATAAGGTAATCCCTGCTCGATTCTAGTTTGCTGAAGCATAATTTCGCTAAGCCAAATGTTGTAAGGATCACTGGTTTTTCGCCAAGGCAAATCACGCTTAGATTTTAAGTACCAGTTAATCAAAGTTTTAGAAAAATCCATAATTTAAAATCTCTTATCGCAATATAAATTGTTTATTCCGTTATTATTTAATGATTTAGGTTTGAAATATTGAATATATAATTCTTATATTTGCCCCCTTGAAAATTAAGAACCCCAATTTATAAATATTAAATAGCACGAAAATGACGAAAGCAGATATCGTAGCAAATATTTCGGAGAAATTAGGAATGGAAAAAGGTGATGTACAAGCTACAATCGAAACCTTTATGGAAGAGGTAAAATCTTCTTTAGAAAGTGGAGACAATGTTTATTTAAGAGGTTTTGGAAGCTTTGTTGTAAAAACTAGAGCAGAAAAAACTGGAAGAAACATTTCTAAAAACACTACTATTAAAATACCTGCTCACAACATTCCGGCATTTAAACCAGCGAAGATTTTCGTAGAGGGTGTTAAGAGTAATGTAGATGTAAAATAAGCTATCCAGAAGTAAGAAGCTGGAATAATGAAATAAATTTATTAATTAAAACGTAACACTATGCCAAGTGGTAAAAAAAGAAAAAGACATAAGGTAGCTACGCACAAGCGTAAAAAAAGAAGAAGAGCTAACCGTCACAAGAAAAAGTAGTTTTCATACTACTTTTTTTATTTAAAAGATTTTGCTTTAACAGCAATGTTCTTTGACATCGAGATTTTGAATAAAAGCATGGTATCAAGTCACTATGCCTGTATATTTATAAATCTCTTCAGGCTTCAAACACCTGTGATAAAATAATGTTTAATCCATCCCGAGAATTTTCGGGGTTAAAAATCTAATAGAGTGGACAAAGAATTAATTATACGGTCCGAATCCTCTGCTGTAGATTTTGCCTTATTAAAAGATGGAAAACTTGTTGAACTAAACAAGGATGAAGATGACAACAATTTTAATGTTGGCGATATAATGATCGCTAAGATTAGAAAGGCTGTCCCCGGGTTAAATGCTGCATTTGTTAATGTTGGCTATACTAAAGATGGTTTTTTACACTATCATGATCTGGGCCCTCAGGTTTCATCCTTGCTTAAGTTTATAAAACGTGTAAGCACAGGTAAATTAAAAGACTATTCTTTAAAGAATTTTACTTTTGAAAAAGAAATAGACAAAAACGGAGTTATCTCTGATGTCTTAAAATCAAATCAGTCGTTACTGGTTCAAATTGTAAAAGAACCTATATCTACCAAAGGCCCTCGTATTAGTAGTGAGTTGTCTTTACCGGGAAGATACATCGTTCTCGTACCTTTTTCTAATCGAATTTCGGTTTCTCAAAAAATTGAAAGCAAAGAAGAAAAAGATCGATTAAAGCGCCTTGTTAAAAGCATAAAACCTAAAGGGTTTGGCGTTATCGTAAGAACCGTAGCCGAAGGCAAAAAAGTAGCAGAGCTGGACAAAGATCTTCAAAACTTGATGGGTCGTTGGACAGCAATGTGTAAAAAATTGTATAAGCCTCAATATCCATCAAAAGTACTAGGAGAATTAAATCGTGCCTCATCTCTTTTAAGAGATGTGTTTAACGATACATTTACTTCTATCACTGTAGATGACGAGACGCTTTACACACAAATTAAAGACTATGTGAGCGAGATTGCTCCTAGCAAAGAATCAATTGTAAAATTACATCAGTCCAATGTTCCAATTTTTGAAAAGTTCGGTATCGAAAGACAAATAAAAACCTCCTTTGGGCGCACTGTATCCATAAGTAAAGGCGCCTACCTGGTTATAGAACATACAGAAGCTATGCACGTTGTAGATGTGAATAGTGGTAATCGTTCTAATAAATCTAAAAACCAGGAAGATACTGCATTAGAGGTAAATCTAATTAGCGCTACAGAAATTGCTCGCCAGTTAAGACTTCGCGACATGGGCGGCATCATTGTAGTAGACTTTATCGATATGAGTAAAGCTGAAAATCGCAAAACTCTCTTCGATCATCTAAAAAACGAAATGAGCGACGATCGTGCTAAGCACAAGATCCTACCGCCAAGTAAGTTTGGACTTATACAAATTACAAGACAACGCGTAAGGCCAGAAATGAATATTAAGACCCGTGAGGAGAATCCTAACGGTGATGGTGAGGTTGAGGCACCAATAATCTTAATAAGCAAAATTAAAGCCGATATTGAGCGACTTCTTAAGAAAAATCATAAGAAAATAACGCTCACTGCGCATCCATTTATTGCAGCCTTTCTAACAAAAGGCTTTCCATCTCCCAGATCTCAATGGTTTATAGACCACAAACGCTGGGTTAAAATTATACCTAGAGACGCTTACACGTATTTAGAATATCATTTTCACGATAAAGAAGGGAAAGTGATTCGATAAAACTTAAACGCCTTACAATTTATTTTGTAAGGCGTTTTTTTTTGCGCTAAATTCAAATATTTTACAGCAATCATAATTGGCAAAAAGCTAAGAAAGCTTTCTTATCTATTTAACTATACCGGTTCGGTTTATAGGATATATTTAACCTATAACAACCTAATTATTAAAAAGATGAAAGATTTAAAAGAATTATTTGAACACCAGTTGAAAGACTTATATAGTGCTGAATCGCAACTTCTAAAAGCATTACCTAAAATGGTAAAAGCTGCAAATAATGATGCTCTAAAAAAAGCATTCGAAGGTCATTTAGAAGAAACTAAAGAACATAAAGAACGCTTATCTGAAATTTGCAAAGAGCTAGGCATAAAACCTACGGGCGAAACTTGTAAAGCGATGAAGGGACTTATCGAAGAAGCTGAGGATTTCTTAAAAGAAGAAACTTCTGAAGAGGTTAGTGATGCTGGTATCATTGCAGATGCACAACGCATAGAACATTATGAGATTTCTGGATATGGTACAGTTGTTCGTTATGCCAAAGAATTAGGCTACAAAGAACTTGCTACAAAACTTCAAAAAACACTTGATGAAGAATATGCAGCAGATAAAAAATTAGATAAACTAGCTGAAAAAAGATTGAATAAAAAAGCTATGGCTTAATTCACAATTAATTAAGAAACCGTCTCTATGACGGTTTTTTTATTTTAATGCCAATGCAAAAGATTTAGCTTTGTATTATGAAAGAAGCTGCACATAAAACGTATACAGTAAAAGAGGCCACCGTCAAGCTAATGCAGTATTGTGCGTATCGTGATAGAACTCATAAAGAAGTTGAAGAAAAATTGAGAAGCCTGAATATGATTCCCGAAGCTCAGGAACAAATTATTATGGAACTTATGCAGGAGAATTTTCTGAATGAAGAACGTTTTGCAAAAAGCTTTGCCAGAGGTAAATTCAGAATTAAAAAGTGGGGTAAAAAAAGAATCACAAATGAGCTGAAATTACGAGGAATTTCAGCTAGAAATATCCAAACCGGACTTAAAGAACTTTCAGAAACAGATTATCTGAAAACATTCCACGAAATTTCCGAAAAGAAATGGGACAACATCAAGGAAACTTCAGCAATTAAAAAGAAAAAAAAGCTTGTCGATTATTTGCAATATCGAGGTTGGGAAAGTCATCTTATTTTTGAAAAAGCCAATGAACTTTCTAAACAGAACGATTAAATAAAGCTTTAGACAGCCTGTTGAAAGACATTGATATAAACAAGGCAATAAGACAACCAAGCAGAACACAACCGGCTCTTTGTAATCCTACCACCCAAGCCGTATCTGCTTTATCTTCATTAATAATAACAATAATCACTGCGGCTAAAGCAGATCGAATTGTCGGTTCTATTTTTAACACGATACCTAAAACAATCGTAAAAGCTACCCCCAGACAAAACATCACAACGCTCGGGATGGGTAAAAAATAGACCGCTAACCCCACAAAAGAGCCTAAGAAATTAGACTTAATTCTATTAAGTGCAAGTTCACGGTCATTCTCCTGAGAGAACACCAATAAACAAGAAATAATACTCCAATAAAAAGGATATTGCGGAAATGCATCAAACAACGCAAAACAGACAATTGTACCAATTATACATTTAAGAAGATATATCCCTTCAGAAGATGAGATTTTATAATTCAGGGGTGGCTTCAAACCGAAAAGTTTTTCAATTTAAAGTTAATAAAGCTAAACCTACAGGCCTAAACTTTCAACAAGATTTATTCGGCTTAACCAATCTTAGGAATATTTATTGGTTTTTTTAACTGCTATGCGATTTTTACGATCTATCCACTTTTGACCACCTAATTTCCGCATTACGTTATCGAAATTACGCATTACAACCAAATTGTAAACTGCCTTGGAAAAATTGGTAAAAGTACGCGGCGTAGCTCTTAAACTCATCGAAAAGCCAGCGTTCAGATAACTCATCTGGTGCCAATAACCTTCTGGCATATATAGTGCTTCGCCATGATTAAGCTCGGTGACATAACCTTGTGCTTTTTTCAGTACAGGGAAATTATTAAAATCTGGATTGGTAAAATCAATATCTTCTCTTGAAATTAAAGAGTGCGGAACCTTGTAAAGATATTTACTTTCTGAAGGAGGATAAAGAACGCATTGCTTTTTACCATGAAATTGAAAATGAAGAATATTCGCAAAATCAATATCGTAATGCATAAACACCTTGGAATTTTCTCCACCAAAGAAAAGCATCGGCAACTGCTTAATCATGCGTAAACCGACCTCCGGAAATTTAAAATCTTTTTGCAATACCGGCACTTCCTTCATTAAGTGATAAAGAAAAATCCTGTAATCTGTAGGTTTGGATTTTAAAAGATCGATATAATCTGCCATTTTCATTTCGGCATGCGGCTCGTTGAACTTAAATTCTGAAGTAATTGGACGATCATCATACAACGGCACTACTTTATCACCGGCAACTTGTTTTATATAATCCAGATTCCACTTCTCGTAAGCCGGCCATTCTTCAATCAAATTTTCTATAACCACAGGTTTTTGTGGCTTTACATAATACTTTAAAAAATCTTCTTTAGAAATTCTTTTCACCCTGGGAATCTCTGCTAATTGCAATCCTCCATTCATCATTACTCGATATTCGCGTTTTTGTGGGTATTTTTTATCGCTTTTTGATTCTTATAATCAATCCAATCTTGCCCTTTAATTTTACGCATTACATTATCATAATTCCGCATAAAGATCAGATTATTTAAAACTTCAAGCACTTTGCCGGGAGACCTTGGGAACGATCTTAAGGTGAGCGATAAACTTGCGGTTTCATATTTTATAAAATGCCACCATTTACTTGGCATAAACAATCCTTCACCATGTCCCAAGTGAGCTTCAAAACCTTTTGCTTTAGCTAAAGCAGGATACGTTTCAAAATCTGGATTATCCATATTGATTATTTCCATACTTACGATGGAATGTGGAACTTTATATAAAAAATCAGTCTGATCTGGCGGATATAAGATCACACGCTTTTTACCAGAAAAATTGAAATGGAAATTATTGGCAAGATCCATATCGTAATGCATCACTACGCTAGAGCCCTCTCCACCTACAAACAAAACGGGCAGCTTTTTAAAGAATTTGACTCCAAGATCTGGATATTCGATATCTTTTAAAAGCTCCGGAGAATTTTGCAAAAGATTAAAAAAGAACATTCGTAAATCTGAAGGGCCTTTTTCTAAAATATCAAAGTATTCTTTTATTGGAAGTTTCTTTGCAGCGCCATGAGAATTCTGCCTTCCCTTGGCAGGTGTGTTGTCGTAAAGCGGTACAACAACATCACCGGCTTTCTCTCTAAAATAATCGAAACTCCAGTTTTGATAAGCCGGCCAGTTTTTTGCAAGATCTTCAAAAATTACCGGTCGCTGCGGAATAAAATAATCCCGCTGAAATTCCTCTTTAGAAATTCCTTTAACTCTTGGTATTTCCTGAAGATCCAACTGCATATTCAGATTTACGCTTTTGATTTTGCCTTTTGTTTTTCTTCGGTAACCTTATTTCGCTCGATCGTATGCCCTGGTCTAGACCATTTTGGCTTTTCCCCAAGCGAATTATACTTAGATTCTGTAGCTTCTACAGTGTCTGGTTTCGACTTTTTAGTGAATGGCTTTTGTGGATTCAATCCTAAAGCTTTAAACATTTGCATGTCTTCACTAACATCTGGATTTGGAGTCGTTAACAACTTATCACCTGCAAAAATAGAATTTGCACCAGCAAAGAAACACATTGCCTGCCCTTCTCTACTCATTTGCGTACGGCCTGCAGATAATCGAACCTGCGTCTCTGGCATTACGATTCTTGTAGTGGCCACCATTCTTACCATTTCCCAAATAGAAACCGGAGCTTCTTCTTCCATCGGTGTTCCTTCAACAGGAACAAGTGCATTAATGGGTACAGATTCTGGCTGCGGATTTAAAGTAGAAAGCGCTACTAGCATCCCAGCACGATCTTCTTCCTTTTCTCCCATTCCTATTATTCCGCCGCTACAAACGGTAACATTCGTTTTTCTAACATTATCAATCGTTTCCAGACGATCTCCAAAGCCGCGTGTAGAAATTACTTCTTTATAATATTCTTCAGAGGTGTCTAAATTGTGATTATAAGCGTACAAACCAGCTTCAGCTAAACGCTCTGCCTGATTTTCAGTAAGCATACCCAACGTGCAACAAACTTCCATATCAAGTTTGTTAATTGTACGCACCATTTCTAAAACATTATCAAACTCTGGTCCATCTTTAACATTTCTCCAAGCCGCTCCCATACATACACGAGAACTACCAGCAGATTTTGCACGTAAAGCTTGTGCTTTTACGTGATTAACGCTCATAAGATCGTTACCTTCAATATCAGTATGATAACGCGCTGCTTGTGGGCAATAGCCACAATCTTCAGGACAACCGCCTGTTTTTATAGAAAGTAAAGTAGAAACCTGTACTGTATTAGGATCGTGATTTTTTCTATGAACGGTAGCTGCTTCGTAAAGCAATTCCATCAAAGGTTTATTGTAAATCGCTAAGATCTCTTCTTTGGTCCAGTTATGTCTTGTTGCCATGAAAATAGATTTATTCAAAAATAATCAAAACTTCGCTATAAGAACAGCGAGAATTATTTGCCTTTTTTAAGGCTATTAAATTTACTTATCAAAATAGAAACGGCATTACCGCCAAAACCAACAGCATTCACCAGAATATTCTGAATTCTCGTTGGTTTTTTACTAATATCGGAAAAAGGAACCGAAATAAACTGCTGCTTTTTCAGCATTAACATTGCTAATTCCAGGTTCAGGATTCCCGAGGTTGCAAACGTATGCCCAATTTTCCATTTATTGGAAGTCATTGCTGGTAAATTTTCACCAAACAGCGCTTTTATCGCCTTCACCTCTCCTGCATCACCTTTTATTGTTCCCGGTGCATGCATTACCACAGCATCAATTTCTGATGGTTCTAAACCGCCAAGTGCCATTCTCATAGAATTTTGCATGCATTCTCCATCATCTGATATTGAAACGCTATGTTTTAATTTTTCTGCGGAATAACCAATCCCTATAATTTTTGCTAAAGATCTTTCTGAAACAGAATTTTCTAAACACATCAATCCGGCGCCTTCTCCTAAAACCATGGAATTTCTAGTTTTGTTTAAATTCAATGCCTGACATGGGTATTCTAAATCTTCTGAAGCATAGGTTTTAATAGCCTTCATCTGTGCAATTGTAAAAGGCGTGAGTGCCGCTTCGCTCGCTCCGGCAATAAATTTATCGGCTAAGCCCGATTGTAACCAAGCTACCGCATTTAAAACAGAATGTAATCCCGTAGAACAGGTGACACTATGTGAAAAATGAATTCCGTTATTTTCTAAATCCTGGCCAACCCAGGATGAAATATTCCCTAAAGTTGTTGCTGGTGAAGCCTGAGTAGAAGCTTTTCGATTTTCGATAAATTCTGAATGAAATTTTTCAAAAAGTCCGGTTGCTCCCCGTGAACTTCCGATATTAATACCGATGTTTTTTTCATTCTGCCAACCGGCGCGTTTTACGGCTTGTCGCGAAACATAAATTGCCATCAACACAGAACGATCGAGTTTTCGATAATTGACCGATTCAGTTCTTAATTTTTCGATTTCTCTATTTAGATCTTCAGGTAAAGAAGCTGCAAAAGCGTCCTCTCCTTCAAAATCATGCTTTTTTATAAAATGCTGATCAGTTTTATAGGCTTCCCATATATTGCTGTGATCTTCTCCCAAAGGAGAAACCGAAGCCATGGAAGTGATATAAATTGGATTTTTCATAATTGTAGGGATTAGCATCTAAGCTATTAACTCAGTTAGATCTTAAAATTTATATCTTTTCAATCTGTACTTTTCTTTTTTCCATTGCCGAAAAAAGAAACAAAAAAGACTAGGCTTACGAATCCTGCTCTAAATTTATCGTTCTGAAGCTAAATTTTAGGAACTCGCTACGCTCAAACAGCCTAAAATTTTACGCTTATTTCACTT is from Zunongwangia endophytica and encodes:
- a CDS encoding gliding motility-associated protein GldE, whose product is MDPEPPSIILWAAFDYTQVISFVFLLLLLLCSAMISGAEVAFFSLTPADFMTEDGNKRTKSQEIVIKLLEKPKKLLATILVANNFINIAIVLLFDSVSDQLFGGLDFVVFGLNFKLIFEIGIVTFLILLFGEILPKVYASRNNVQFSNFMAQPVNILDSLFSPLSTPMRAVTLFLHEKLGKQRPFISIDHLSQALELTSEEDTTKEEQKILKGIVSFGNTDTKQVMRPRMDIFALSDEDTYAEIIPALIENGYSRIPVYKENIDNVTGILYSKDLLPYLNTKDFEWTSLLREPYFIPENKKLDDLLNEFKEKKNHLAIVVDEYGGTSGLISLEDIIEEIVGDISDEFDDEDLIYSKLDEFNYVFEGRTPLKDFYKVIKLEEPSLFEDNKGESETLAGFLLEISGDFPHKNEIINFGNYNFKVEAVDDRRIKQIKLTILPV
- a CDS encoding ribonuclease E/G, with translation MDKELIIRSESSAVDFALLKDGKLVELNKDEDDNNFNVGDIMIAKIRKAVPGLNAAFVNVGYTKDGFLHYHDLGPQVSSLLKFIKRVSTGKLKDYSLKNFTFEKEIDKNGVISDVLKSNQSLLVQIVKEPISTKGPRISSELSLPGRYIVLVPFSNRISVSQKIESKEEKDRLKRLVKSIKPKGFGVIVRTVAEGKKVAELDKDLQNLMGRWTAMCKKLYKPQYPSKVLGELNRASSLLRDVFNDTFTSITVDDETLYTQIKDYVSEIAPSKESIVKLHQSNVPIFEKFGIERQIKTSFGRTVSISKGAYLVIEHTEAMHVVDVNSGNRSNKSKNQEDTALEVNLISATEIARQLRLRDMGGIIVVDFIDMSKAENRKTLFDHLKNEMSDDRAKHKILPPSKFGLIQITRQRVRPEMNIKTREENPNGDGEVEAPIILISKIKADIERLLKKNHKKITLTAHPFIAAFLTKGFPSPRSQWFIDHKRWVKIIPRDAYTYLEYHFHDKEGKVIR
- a CDS encoding cupin-like domain-containing protein, whose product is MQLDLQEIPRVKGISKEEFQRDYFIPQRPVIFEDLAKNWPAYQNWSFDYFREKAGDVVVPLYDNTPAKGRQNSHGAAKKLPIKEYFDILEKGPSDLRMFFFNLLQNSPELLKDIEYPDLGVKFFKKLPVLFVGGEGSSVVMHYDMDLANNFHFNFSGKKRVILYPPDQTDFLYKVPHSIVSMEIINMDNPDFETYPALAKAKGFEAHLGHGEGLFMPSKWWHFIKYETASLSLTLRSFPRSPGKVLEVLNNLIFMRNYDNVMRKIKGQDWIDYKNQKAIKNTHKNANIE
- the mutY gene encoding A/G-specific adenine glycosylase, whose protein sequence is MDFSKTLINWYLKSKRDLPWRKTSDPYNIWLSEIMLQQTRIEQGLPYYLKFVEEFPSVFDLADASQDNVMKLWQGLGYYSRARNLHETAKYVAYQLDGIFPKDYKGLLKLKGVGDYTASAIASISYNEPVAVVDGNVYRVLSRYFDIATPINSTEGVKEFKALAMELLDKEDPSAFNQALMEFGALQCKPKNPLCDSCPFNTSCLALKENKIGDLPVKIKKGKIKNRYFNYLVFSSEENKTLLQQRKGKGIWNGLYEFPLIETTSDIQESGLIEENKEFQELVLDINASISLYNDRPVIHKLSHQHIHARFWLVEAENLPRIGVSVEKVKEYPVPVLIQNFLNEIDIENL
- a CDS encoding regulatory protein RecX; the protein is MKEAAHKTYTVKEATVKLMQYCAYRDRTHKEVEEKLRSLNMIPEAQEQIIMELMQENFLNEERFAKSFARGKFRIKKWGKKRITNELKLRGISARNIQTGLKELSETDYLKTFHEISEKKWDNIKETSAIKKKKKLVDYLQYRGWESHLIFEKANELSKQND
- a CDS encoding ferritin-like domain-containing protein, whose translation is MKDLKELFEHQLKDLYSAESQLLKALPKMVKAANNDALKKAFEGHLEETKEHKERLSEICKELGIKPTGETCKAMKGLIEEAEDFLKEETSEEVSDAGIIADAQRIEHYEISGYGTVVRYAKELGYKELATKLQKTLDEEYAADKKLDKLAEKRLNKKAMA
- a CDS encoding single-stranded DNA-binding protein, producing MTGTLNKVMLIGHTGDDVKMHYFEGGGSIGRFPLATNEVYTNRTSGERVNNTEWHNVVVRNKAAEVCEKYLKKGDKVYIEGRIKTRKWTDDKGMERYSTEVQCTEFTFLTPKGESNGGGNPSPQNNSNNQASKPNNMANSNSNSGNSGDNTNFASQPFNGNDEEEDDLPF
- the bioB gene encoding biotin synthase BioB encodes the protein MATRHNWTKEEILAIYNKPLMELLYEAATVHRKNHDPNTVQVSTLLSIKTGGCPEDCGYCPQAARYHTDIEGNDLMSVNHVKAQALRAKSAGSSRVCMGAAWRNVKDGPEFDNVLEMVRTINKLDMEVCCTLGMLTENQAERLAEAGLYAYNHNLDTSEEYYKEVISTRGFGDRLETIDNVRKTNVTVCSGGIIGMGEKEEDRAGMLVALSTLNPQPESVPINALVPVEGTPMEEEAPVSIWEMVRMVATTRIVMPETQVRLSAGRTQMSREGQAMCFFAGANSIFAGDKLLTTPNPDVSEDMQMFKALGLNPQKPFTKKSKPDTVEATESKYNSLGEKPKWSRPGHTIERNKVTEEKQKAKSKA
- a CDS encoding HU family DNA-binding protein; protein product: MTKADIVANISEKLGMEKGDVQATIETFMEEVKSSLESGDNVYLRGFGSFVVKTRAEKTGRNISKNTTIKIPAHNIPAFKPAKIFVEGVKSNVDVK
- a CDS encoding cupin-like domain-containing protein; translated protein: MMNGGLQLAEIPRVKRISKEDFLKYYVKPQKPVVIENLIEEWPAYEKWNLDYIKQVAGDKVVPLYDDRPITSEFKFNEPHAEMKMADYIDLLKSKPTDYRIFLYHLMKEVPVLQKDFKFPEVGLRMIKQLPMLFFGGENSKVFMHYDIDFANILHFQFHGKKQCVLYPPSESKYLYKVPHSLISREDIDFTNPDFNNFPVLKKAQGYVTELNHGEALYMPEGYWHQMSYLNAGFSMSLRATPRTFTNFSKAVYNLVVMRNFDNVMRKLGGQKWIDRKNRIAVKKTNKYS
- a CDS encoding beta-ketoacyl synthase N-terminal-like domain-containing protein, whose product is MKNPIYITSMASVSPLGEDHSNIWEAYKTDQHFIKKHDFEGEDAFAASLPEDLNREIEKLRTESVNYRKLDRSVLMAIYVSRQAVKRAGWQNEKNIGINIGSSRGATGLFEKFHSEFIENRKASTQASPATTLGNISSWVGQDLENNGIHFSHSVTCSTGLHSVLNAVAWLQSGLADKFIAGASEAALTPFTIAQMKAIKTYASEDLEYPCQALNLNKTRNSMVLGEGAGLMCLENSVSERSLAKIIGIGYSAEKLKHSVSISDDGECMQNSMRMALGGLEPSEIDAVVMHAPGTIKGDAGEVKAIKALFGENLPAMTSNKWKIGHTFATSGILNLELAMLMLKKQQFISVPFSDISKKPTRIQNILVNAVGFGGNAVSILISKFNSLKKGK
- a CDS encoding FUSC family protein translates to MKPPLNYKISSSEGIYLLKCIIGTIVCFALFDAFPQYPFYWSIISCLLVFSQENDRELALNRIKSNFLGSFVGLAVYFLPIPSVVMFCLGVAFTIVLGIVLKIEPTIRSALAAVIIVIINEDKADTAWVVGLQRAGCVLLGCLIALFISMSFNRLSKALFNRSV